One Fusarium falciforme chromosome 12, complete sequence DNA window includes the following coding sequences:
- a CDS encoding Lactamase-B domain-containing protein, which yields MKSFRPLTPLTAPRASILNGSVRHIRPFHQQVAKAVISSRPLTTSTTITRQIPYRRPIMATQATMPRTATQGHASYTTQASAAGEPTVHDLFETVTGTWQYVVADPSTLTAVIIDPVLDYDPVTQAITTKTADLILSLVKDKGYKVERILETHAHADHITAAAYLQKRLTQSQGHKPLIGIGKRIDQVQARFGKGYGVLAKEYECVFDKFFDDDETFDIGNLKAMAIHLPGHTPDHLGYKIGDNVFCGDSIFHADIGTARCDFPGGSASDLYESGRKLLSMPSHVKIWTGHDYPPEERGAPVPYMTVQQHREQNKHVKDGITSDEFVALRNERDASLAAPRLLHQSLQMNIRGGQLPAPNESGHRLLHLPLKMKVEPWDDETA from the exons ATGAAGTCCTTCCGACCTTTGACTCCACTCACAGCTCCAAGAGCATCCATTTTGAACGGTTCGGTCAGACACATTCGCCCTTTTCATCAACAAGTGGCAAAGGCGGTAATTTCTTCTCGGCCAttgacaacatcaacaacaatcACGCGCCAAATACCCTACAGAAGACCAATAATGGCTACCCAAGCGACCATGCCCCGGACTGCCACCCAAGGTCATGCGTCCTACACGACTCAAGCTAGTGCCGCTGGTGAACCAACAGTCCATGACCTGTTTGAAACCGTCACAGGGACATGGCAGTACGTAGTCGCTGACCCATCTACTCTCACCGCCGTCATCATCGATCCAGTGTTGGACTACGACCCCGTCACCCAGGCCATTACCACCAAAACCGCCGACTTGATTCTATCCctggtcaaggacaagggctACAAGGTTGAGAGGATCCTCGAGACACATGCCCATGCCGACCACATCACTGCAGCTGCGTACCTTCAGAAGCGTCTCACCCAATCGCAAGGGCACAAACCTCTCATCGGTATTGGGAAGCGCATCGATCAGGTGCAGGCGAGGTTCGGCAAGGGATATGGAGTCCTAGCCAAGGAGTATGAGTGTGTCTTTGACAAGTTCTTTGATGATGACGAAACGTTTGATATTGGCAACTTGAAGGCGATGGCCATCCACTTGCCTGGCCACACCCCCGACCACTTGGGCTACAAGATTGGAG ACAACGTCTTTTGTGGCGATTCTATCTTCCATGCAGACATTGGCACTGCCCGCTGCGACTTCCCCGGCGGCAGTGCAAGTGACTTGTATGAATCAGGAAGAAAACTCCTTTCCATGCCCAGTCACGTAAAGATCTGGACAGGCCACGACTACCCCCCAGAAGAGAGAGGCGCCCCCGTGCCGTACATGACAGTTCAACAGCACAGAGAGCAGAACAAACATGTCAAGGACGGCATCACTTCAGACGAGTTTGTCGCTTTGCGGAATGAGCGAGACGCGAGCCTGGCCGCTCCAAGACTGCTTCACCAGTCGCTGCAGATGAATATTCGGGGTGGACAGCTTCCTGCCCCGAATGAGTCAGGACATCGTTTGCTTCATCTGCCACTTAAGATGAAGGTTGAACCTTGGGATGATGAAACTGCTTGA